One genomic region from Candidatus Spechtbacteria bacterium encodes:
- the rplC gene encoding 50S ribosomal protein L3: protein MSKIILGTKLGMSQIFTEQGRVIPVTLISCGPCKVTQTKTKDKDGYNAMQVGFGTKKKLSPAMKGHLKGLEFFRWLRELRLSENQEPTVKRGDVIDVSSFAEKEEVSVTGVSKGKGFQGVVKRWGFAGHFHTHGTKNTERAPGAIGSGFPQHVLKGRKMAGRMGGDQMTRRMKIVKVDAKNNILMLDGPVAGVAGSLVEIRSN, encoded by the coding sequence ATGAGTAAAATAATTTTGGGTACAAAACTCGGCATGAGCCAGATATTCACAGAGCAAGGACGTGTCATTCCCGTGACGCTTATTTCTTGTGGTCCATGCAAAGTTACCCAAACAAAGACCAAGGATAAGGATGGCTACAATGCAATGCAAGTTGGATTCGGCACCAAGAAAAAACTCTCACCGGCGATGAAGGGCCACTTGAAAGGATTGGAATTTTTCCGCTGGCTCCGCGAGCTTCGCTTGTCGGAAAACCAAGAGCCGACTGTCAAGCGTGGTGACGTGATAGATGTTTCTTCATTTGCAGAAAAAGAAGAGGTGAGTGTTACGGGAGTTTCTAAAGGAAAAGGTTTCCAGGGCGTAGTGAAGCGTTGGGGATTTGCGGGGCATTTTCACACACATGGAACTAAGAATACAGAACGCGCTCCAGGCGCAATAGGATCGGGATTTCCTCAGCACGTGCTAAAAGGCAGAAAAATGGCCGGTCGCATGGGCGGAGATCAGATGACGCGTCGCATGAAGATTGTAAAAGTTGACGCTAAAAACAATATCCTTATGCTGGATGGGCCAGTGGCTGGTGTGGCAGGATCGTTAGTTGAGATTCGATCTAACTAA
- the rplD gene encoding 50S ribosomal protein L4, which produces MKLPLYTIEGKEKGTVEVPDAIFGVSASSDLLHQAVNAALANLRKPYAHTKDRSEVRGGGRKPWKQKGTGRARHGSRRSPLWVGGGVTFGPSKEKVFAQKINTKMKQKALFGALSSKMMENNIFIVESFTTPEVKTKKGVAFLQAIKSVRGADKKLGKVLIWGSMDDKEFRRMFRNIAGVTPLRIENINIIDVFNHAHVIFSKSALDLFITRYGNTRLVQPKAGAAKEAV; this is translated from the coding sequence ATGAAACTTCCCTTATACACAATTGAAGGAAAAGAAAAAGGGACGGTAGAAGTACCAGATGCGATTTTTGGTGTGAGCGCAAGCTCTGATTTGCTTCACCAAGCAGTAAACGCGGCGCTAGCAAATTTGCGCAAGCCTTATGCTCATACGAAAGATCGTAGCGAAGTACGTGGCGGCGGTCGCAAGCCATGGAAGCAAAAAGGCACAGGCCGCGCTCGTCATGGATCAAGACGATCTCCATTATGGGTTGGTGGAGGTGTTACGTTCGGCCCAAGCAAGGAAAAAGTTTTTGCGCAGAAGATTAATACCAAGATGAAGCAAAAGGCTTTATTCGGCGCATTATCATCAAAGATGATGGAAAACAACATTTTTATTGTAGAAAGTTTTACAACTCCGGAGGTAAAAACAAAGAAAGGGGTAGCTTTTTTGCAAGCGATTAAGTCTGTACGAGGCGCGGATAAGAAATTAGGAAAGGTGTTAATTTGGGGATCGATGGACGACAAAGAATTTCGCCGAATGTTTCGAAACATTGCAGGGGTTACCCCGCTCCGCATTGAGAATATAAATATTATTGATGTATTTAATCACGCGCATGTGATATTTTCAAAGTCGGCGCTTGATTTATTCATTACGCGATATGGCAATACTAGATTGGTTCAACCAAAAGCAGGAGCAGCAAAGGAAGCAGTCTAA
- a CDS encoding 50S ribosomal protein L23 produces MAILDWFNQKQEQQRKQSKGVQSERTKSSKARQPKKQTAQQTEVAENKEEIKKPLKLGEEVVGVKNTLTAGFQHIIHSAYITEKTTNMQPMGKYVFRIFPTANSTQVANAIKAIYKVHVRNVHIITLPEKRVRRGRYTATRTRYPKAIVTLKQGETIEVVPN; encoded by the coding sequence ATGGCAATACTAGATTGGTTCAACCAAAAGCAGGAGCAGCAAAGGAAGCAGTCTAAGGGGGTACAATCCGAAAGGACAAAATCCTCAAAGGCAAGGCAGCCCAAGAAGCAAACTGCGCAGCAGACGGAAGTCGCTGAAAATAAAGAAGAGATAAAAAAGCCCCTAAAATTGGGGGAAGAAGTTGTTGGCGTAAAGAACACGTTAACCGCAGGGTTCCAACATATTATTCATTCCGCATACATTACTGAAAAGACTACGAATATGCAGCCGATGGGTAAGTATGTATTTCGTATTTTCCCCACAGCAAATTCCACGCAAGTTGCAAATGCTATCAAGGCGATTTATAAAGTCCATGTGCGTAACGTGCATATTATAACTCTTCCCGAAAAGAGGGTGAGAAGAGGACGATACACTGCGACGCGCACGCGCTATCCGAAGGCAATCGTGACATTGAAGCAGGGCGAAACGATTGAAGTAGTACCAAATTAA
- the rplN gene encoding 50S ribosomal protein L14: MIQAETKLNVADNTGAKEIQCFKVLGGTRRRYAQIGDIIVAAVKVAEPRRIVKLHEVVKAVIVRQRTPFRRKDGSYIRFDENAAVILDGKEPKGGRIFGPIPRELKERGFDKIASLAPELI; this comes from the coding sequence ATGATTCAGGCAGAAACAAAACTTAATGTAGCAGATAATACCGGAGCTAAAGAAATCCAGTGTTTTAAGGTACTGGGAGGTACTCGACGCCGCTACGCGCAGATAGGCGATATTATCGTTGCCGCAGTAAAAGTCGCGGAGCCGCGCCGAATCGTGAAGTTGCACGAAGTGGTAAAGGCTGTTATTGTGCGTCAGCGCACCCCATTCCGCCGCAAGGATGGTTCGTATATTCGTTTTGACGAGAATGCGGCAGTTATCCTAGACGGAAAAGAGCCTAAGGGAGGCCGTATATTCGGTCCTATTCCAAGGGAATTAAAGGAGCGTGGTTTTGATAAGATAGCATCGCTGGCGCCGGAATTGATATAA
- the rplX gene encoding 50S ribosomal protein L24, whose product MKLKKGDIVVITKGKDRGKKAKILRAFPSVEKIMVEGVNIHKRHRRRRSQREKGQIISMPVPFSVSNVKIVCGKCNRAARVQYQGHGKEKVRICSSCSEKL is encoded by the coding sequence ATGAAACTAAAAAAGGGAGACATAGTCGTAATCACGAAAGGAAAGGATCGTGGCAAAAAAGCGAAGATACTTCGCGCTTTTCCTTCTGTTGAAAAGATTATGGTTGAGGGCGTTAATATCCACAAGCGACATCGCCGCCGACGTTCACAGAGAGAAAAAGGGCAAATTATTTCTATGCCCGTGCCATTTTCTGTATCCAATGTAAAAATTGTATGCGGCAAGTGTAATCGGGCGGCGCGCGTACAGTACCAAGGACACGGGAAAGAAAAAGTCCGGATATGCTCATCTTGCAGTGAAAAACTATGA